GCGGCATCGGCTTTCTGGCGATGGATGCCCGCGAGTTCTTCCGCACCGATGTGATCGTGCTCAGCATCGTGATCTACGCGCTGATCGGCAAGGTCGCCGACGCGCTGGTGCGCCATCTTGAACGCCGCCTGTTGCCCTGGCAGGTGCAGGCATGACCGCGTTGGCAGCCACCGGGTCGCTCGCGGGCGCAACCGTCACCGTCGAGAAACTGCAGGTCCAGTTCGGTACCCGGACTGTGCTGAAAGGCGTCCACCTGCAGCTAGCTCCTGGCGAGCGGGTGGCGGTGGTGGGCGAGAGCGGCGGTGGCAAGACCACGCTGCTGCGTGTGCTGGCTGGGCTGACTGAGGTGACAGAGGGTCAGGTCGGAGTGACGCAGCAACACGCGGCGGCACGGGTGCGGGTGATGTTTCAGGAAGACCGCCTGCTTCCCTGGCTGTCCGCCCTGGACAATGCGGCCCTGGGCCTCCCGCAGCATGAGCGTCACCATGCAGAAGCTGCGCTCGCAAACGTGGGACTGGCTCAGCGTGCCACCGCTTTTCCACATCAATTATCAGGCGGGCAACGGCAGCGGGTAGCGCTGGCCCGTGCACTGGCACACCGTCCAGCGCTGCTGCTGCTCGACGAGCCGTTCGGTGCGCTGGACGCGATGACCCGGGCCGAAATGCATACCTTGCTGACGAGGCTGCTGGACGAAACGGGAGCAACCACCGTGCTGGTGACGCATGATCTGGATGAAGCGTTGAAACTGGCAGACAGGGTGCTGCTGCTGCGTGCGGGCCGCGTGGCTGAGGAGGTACATGTACCCGGTGAGCGGCCCAGAAACCGAAGACTGCTCGAACCGCTG
The Deinococcus sp. KNUC1210 genome window above contains:
- a CDS encoding ABC transporter ATP-binding protein, yielding MTALAATGSLAGATVTVEKLQVQFGTRTVLKGVHLQLAPGERVAVVGESGGGKTTLLRVLAGLTEVTEGQVGVTQQHAAARVRVMFQEDRLLPWLSALDNAALGLPQHERHHAEAALANVGLAQRATAFPHQLSGGQRQRVALARALAHRPALLLLDEPFGALDAMTRAEMHTLLTRLLDETGATTVLVTHDLDEALKLADRVLLLRAGRVAEEVHVPGERPRNRRLLEPLRERLEAHLQASGPVSD